In one Nostoc cf. commune SO-36 genomic region, the following are encoded:
- the pyrC gene encoding dihydroorotase, with product MQKLTITRPDDWHLHLRDGAALKAVLPYTVRQFARAIIMPNLKPPIRSVADAAAYRDRILAAIPEGQQFEPLMTLYLTDNTSPDDILRAKESQFIKAVKYYPAGATTNSDSGVTDIQKGDRVFEAMQQVDMPLLLHGEVTDNDVDTFDREKVFIERHLIPLKQRFPNLRVVLEHITTSDAVQYVLSANTIAATITPQHLLFNRNALFKGGLCPHFYCLPILKREEHRQALLQAAISGNPKFFLGTDSAPHTRTSKESSCGCAGCFSALHALELYAEAFESVKALDKLEAFASFYGPDFYQLPRNTERITLSKTTWRIPDEVPFMESGLVPLGAGQEMTWQMV from the coding sequence AAAGCGGTTCTGCCCTACACGGTGCGTCAGTTTGCCCGCGCGATCATCATGCCGAACTTGAAGCCCCCTATCCGCTCGGTGGCAGATGCGGCAGCCTATCGCGATCGCATCCTCGCCGCCATTCCAGAAGGCCAACAGTTTGAGCCATTGATGACGCTCTACCTCACCGACAACACCAGCCCCGACGACATTCTCCGGGCGAAAGAATCTCAGTTTATCAAAGCGGTCAAGTACTACCCAGCCGGTGCAACGACCAACTCAGACTCCGGTGTGACGGATATTCAAAAGGGTGATCGCGTCTTTGAAGCAATGCAGCAGGTGGACATGCCGTTATTACTGCACGGGGAAGTGACCGATAACGATGTTGATACGTTCGATCGCGAGAAGGTGTTTATCGAGCGACATTTAATCCCTCTCAAGCAGCGATTTCCCAACCTGCGGGTGGTGCTTGAGCATATCACCACCTCGGATGCGGTGCAGTATGTCCTGTCTGCCAACACCATCGCAGCAACAATTACGCCACAACATTTGTTGTTTAACCGTAATGCTCTGTTCAAAGGCGGCCTTTGCCCCCATTTTTATTGCCTGCCCATTTTGAAACGGGAGGAGCATCGTCAGGCTTTGTTGCAAGCGGCAATATCGGGGAATCCGAAGTTTTTTCTCGGTACCGATAGCGCTCCCCATACCCGCACCAGCAAAGAAAGTTCCTGTGGCTGCGCGGGATGCTTTTCGGCTCTGCACGCCCTTGAGTTGTATGCCGAAGCATTTGAAAGCGTGAAAGCCCTGGATAAACTGGAGGCGTTCGCTAGCTTCTATGGCCCAGATTTTTATCAACTGCCGCGTAATACCGAGCGAATTACCTTGTCCAAAACGACTTGGCGCATTCCTGATGAAGTTCCATTTATGGAATCTGGGCTTGTACCTTTGGGGGCGGGGCAGGAAATGACATGGCAAATGGTATGA
- a CDS encoding DUF938 domain-containing protein, which translates to MTPQDARQYAPATERNREAILEILLKVLPSSGTVLEIASGTGEHAVYFASRLIDCMWLPTDANPQARASIVAWTEHNGCKNVYPPLELDAREAVWAVEKETVTELPNNSPIVAIVNINMIHISAWSACLGLMAGAGRILPVGGILYLYGPFKQGGEHTALSNAAFDEYLRVQNPEWGVRNLDDVVAAARLEHLSLQQAYQMPANNLSVVFERTANVTFE; encoded by the coding sequence ATGACACCACAAGACGCACGACAATATGCCCCGGCAACCGAACGCAACCGCGAAGCAATTCTAGAAATACTTTTAAAAGTATTACCTAGCAGTGGTACGGTCTTAGAAATTGCTAGTGGAACAGGTGAACACGCAGTCTATTTTGCGTCTAGACTCATAGATTGTATGTGGTTGCCAACAGATGCAAATCCACAAGCAAGAGCCAGCATTGTTGCATGGACTGAACATAATGGATGTAAAAACGTTTATCCACCACTGGAGCTTGATGCTAGAGAAGCAGTATGGGCAGTGGAGAAGGAAACAGTAACCGAGTTGCCCAATAACTCACCAATTGTCGCCATCGTCAATATCAACATGATTCATATTTCAGCGTGGTCAGCTTGTCTGGGACTAATGGCAGGTGCAGGTCGTATCTTACCAGTAGGAGGTATCCTTTATTTATATGGGCCTTTTAAACAAGGTGGAGAACATACAGCATTAAGTAATGCCGCATTTGATGAATATTTGCGTGTTCAAAACCCAGAGTGGGGTGTGCGTAACTTAGATGATGTAGTGGCAGCAGCTAGGCTAGAGCATTTGAGCCTTCAACAGGCTTACCAAATGCCAGCAAATAATCTTTCGGTAGTGTTTGAACGGACAGCGAATGTCACTTTTGAGTAA
- a CDS encoding cyanobactin maturation protease PatG family protein produces MLWKSPKLVQLFQELRRLLQNQGTVWLIIGETRKSIAADISIIENLISALKANGWLLRKDIVWVKPDKPGERDDHILLFSKTEHFYYNAEVLPSDVLHINREAALPGYGFDPLPTQLIESCLLAGSQVGDTILDPFCGSGTVGFVTLKHERKFIGIELSSYYLEIAWKRLEELRELTPSVIVADEGAEIVTAVESIIPDTKTVSPSVMGSSIETAKSLTGEISISATQMLPAESKNSDSVKASVYDSKSGSLVYAMGTIGYDFGSEARKDSLVQDGRLAQEDSWNPLDPRQLLANFEAQPWESGSIIWTLNQEATPVYAIQPAGPYAPKGYEMLRQFLSEQLDEGVERVSIPGISIGSIKLQSGITVPRIVPTIRGMYSWSTTALIRSVLGEPPADNAARQDYEDRAEGIQNFLDRIYYELRNLGKTPQERAINYAATNAFQLAQVFQQAANENMQLDTIEVEKSPLCRPESECWDVKLAFFDPERQNQRARKVYRFTVDVSDEVPVTIGRLRSWSMF; encoded by the coding sequence ATTCTTTGGAAGTCCCCCAAGCTAGTTCAACTATTTCAAGAATTGCGTCGGCTGCTACAAAATCAGGGCACAGTGTGGTTAATTATTGGGGAAACCCGGAAGTCAATAGCAGCAGACATCAGCATCATAGAGAATTTGATTTCGGCTCTCAAAGCTAATGGTTGGCTACTACGAAAAGATATAGTTTGGGTTAAACCAGACAAACCGGGCGAACGTGATGACCATATCCTGCTGTTTAGCAAGACCGAGCATTTCTATTACAATGCCGAGGTACTGCCGAGCGATGTACTACATATTAACCGTGAAGCGGCACTTCCAGGCTATGGTTTTGATCCTTTACCAACACAACTTATCGAGTCTTGCCTTCTGGCTGGTTCACAAGTAGGAGATACCATCCTCGATCCCTTCTGTGGCTCAGGAACAGTAGGCTTTGTAACCTTGAAGCATGAGCGAAAGTTTATTGGGATTGAACTGAGTTCCTATTATCTGGAAATTGCTTGGAAACGCCTTGAAGAGTTAAGAGAGTTAACCCCGTCAGTTATTGTCGCAGATGAAGGGGCAGAAATTGTTACTGCTGTGGAAAGTATAATACCTGATACAAAAACAGTCTCTCCCTCTGTTATGGGATCTTCCATCGAAACAGCAAAGTCACTTACAGGGGAGATATCAATCTCAGCAACCCAGATGTTACCCGCAGAGAGCAAAAATAGCGATTCTGTCAAAGCAAGTGTTTATGATAGCAAATCAGGATCTTTAGTTTATGCTATGGGAACAATAGGATACGACTTTGGTAGCGAAGCAAGAAAAGATTCTTTAGTACAAGATGGTAGACTAGCGCAAGAAGATTCCTGGAACCCGCTAGATCCTCGCCAGCTTCTAGCTAATTTTGAAGCTCAACCTTGGGAATCAGGCTCGATTATTTGGACACTCAACCAGGAAGCAACCCCAGTTTATGCGATTCAACCTGCTGGCCCTTATGCGCCAAAAGGTTATGAAATGCTGCGCCAATTCCTGAGTGAGCAACTAGATGAGGGAGTAGAGCGGGTTTCCATTCCTGGAATCAGCATTGGCAGTATCAAGCTCCAGTCAGGGATAACAGTACCTAGAATAGTCCCGACAATTCGGGGGATGTACAGTTGGTCTACTACCGCTTTAATCAGAAGCGTTTTAGGTGAACCTCCAGCAGATAACGCCGCACGACAAGATTACGAGGATAGAGCCGAAGGGATTCAGAATTTTCTTGACCGCATCTATTATGAACTGCGTAACTTGGGCAAAACACCCCAAGAGCGTGCCATCAATTACGCAGCGACCAATGCCTTCCAATTAGCACAAGTATTCCAACAAGCAGCGAATGAAAATATGCAGCTCGACACCATTGAGGTGGAAAAGAGTCCCTTATGTCGTCCTGAGTCTGAGTGTTGGGATGTGAAACTCGCATTTTTTGACCCAGAAAGACAGAATCAGCGCGCTCGTAAGGTGTATCGCTTTACTGTGGATGTCAGTGATGAGGTTCCGGTCACTATTGGTCGTCTTCGTTCTTGGTCAATGTTTTAA
- a CDS encoding WGR domain-containing protein gives METYLVFVDAVNNSNKFWSAKVEGSSLTVEWGRVGYNSQKKVHSLLNHQQAVFKFHNLVAEKKSKGYRESQPQMDGDRSISDIRRAIQLLNTIRLAVANRNFGDTYISALNEYLKIVPTPLGMQIDYHRVYRTVEDIDYQRELLNSLLATSAPIVAVVAVGHAPEAAAETAVVSLKTISKKFWRHL, from the coding sequence ATGGAAACATATCTTGTTTTTGTTGACGCTGTTAACAACAGTAACAAATTCTGGAGTGCGAAAGTTGAAGGCAGTAGTTTGACTGTTGAATGGGGACGAGTGGGTTACAATTCCCAGAAGAAAGTACATTCTCTCTTGAACCATCAGCAGGCTGTCTTTAAATTTCACAATCTGGTAGCCGAAAAAAAATCTAAGGGCTACAGAGAAAGTCAGCCACAAATGGATGGCGATCGAAGTATTTCAGATATCAGACGAGCGATACAATTACTAAACACTATACGCCTGGCTGTTGCAAACAGGAACTTTGGTGATACTTACATATCTGCTCTTAATGAGTATCTGAAAATTGTCCCAACACCTTTGGGGATGCAGATAGATTACCACAGAGTTTACCGCACAGTAGAAGATATTGACTATCAGCGAGAGTTACTCAACTCTCTGTTAGCGACATCTGCACCAATTGTCGCTGTGGTAGCTGTTGGTCATGCCCCTGAAGCAGCAGCAGAAACGGCAGTTGTCAGTCTTAAGACTATCAGTAAGAAGTTCTGGCGACATTTATAA
- a CDS encoding AAA family ATPase: MKLSNLLSTLDSQIPIAAVDVLSPDEATIIQWLTTEASSKLSSPVFFWNLGVSTLEQCLIAADGGLVFKQVAEYKRPPHADPILFVFDYIANFSGNGVFILGDIHPFIAKNSPQLSWEILSKVKNLYHRLKPTDKRIVLLGQNIQLHESLVRLIPYCEVPLPSIDQILEHINSYLHDLQQSAIEQELTFTISLEHAEKETLSRAALGLTLEEISDFLRLTVKENLTNDGVIVDADFIPKAVEYKTRLLSQMGIELGKPATIPFGGLDLLREWLNRRRRLFTQEARELHLPQPKGILLAGPPGTGKSICAKNIASILNLPLLQLDIASLLGSLVGESEGNVKRALKTAEAIAPCVLSIDEVEKALSGQGDTSGVSQRILGIFLTFMAECTTGVFIVATCNDPSALPSEFKRKGRFDESFFVDLPTEPERVQILQIHLQRFGIHLESEYLEAIAANTAKFSGAELETLASEAALLAFDEGRPQRVTLNDLENCRQTITPLAIQDAAAVERMQVWASTARRASSPVVAAKTQSLRAAKFPNMN, from the coding sequence ATGAAACTCTCAAATCTTCTCTCCACGCTCGATTCACAAATTCCTATCGCTGCTGTTGATGTGCTTTCGCCTGATGAAGCAACGATTATTCAGTGGTTGACTACAGAGGCATCTAGCAAGCTATCAAGTCCAGTGTTCTTCTGGAATCTGGGAGTATCAACCTTAGAGCAATGTTTAATCGCAGCAGATGGGGGATTGGTGTTTAAGCAAGTTGCAGAGTACAAAAGACCACCCCACGCTGATCCAATACTCTTCGTTTTCGACTACATTGCTAATTTTAGTGGGAATGGTGTATTTATCCTCGGAGACATTCATCCCTTCATTGCTAAGAACTCACCCCAATTGAGTTGGGAGATTTTAAGCAAGGTAAAAAACCTTTACCACAGGTTAAAACCCACAGATAAACGCATTGTTCTGTTAGGTCAAAACATACAATTACACGAATCCCTAGTCAGATTGATCCCTTATTGTGAAGTCCCTTTACCTAGTATTGACCAAATACTTGAACACATCAATTCTTATTTGCATGACTTACAACAGTCTGCTATTGAACAAGAATTGACTTTTACTATTTCCTTGGAACATGCTGAAAAAGAAACTCTTTCTCGTGCAGCACTGGGTTTAACCTTAGAAGAAATCAGTGATTTTCTGCGGTTAACAGTCAAAGAAAACTTAACTAATGATGGTGTCATCGTTGATGCTGATTTCATCCCCAAAGCCGTCGAGTACAAAACTCGGCTATTGTCTCAAATGGGTATTGAGTTGGGGAAACCAGCTACCATTCCCTTTGGGGGTTTGGATTTGCTACGCGAATGGTTGAATCGTCGCCGCCGTCTGTTTACGCAAGAGGCGCGTGAGCTACACCTGCCTCAACCAAAAGGTATCTTACTTGCAGGGCCGCCCGGAACAGGTAAGTCGATTTGCGCCAAAAACATCGCTAGTATACTCAATTTACCACTGCTCCAACTTGATATTGCATCCCTTCTAGGTTCACTAGTTGGCGAGTCCGAAGGTAATGTTAAACGTGCATTGAAAACAGCAGAGGCGATCGCACCTTGTGTTTTATCAATTGATGAAGTCGAAAAAGCACTTTCAGGTCAGGGCGATACAAGCGGTGTTTCCCAACGCATCCTCGGTATTTTCCTTACGTTTATGGCTGAATGCACTACTGGGGTATTTATAGTTGCAACCTGCAATGACCCATCAGCACTACCAAGTGAATTCAAGAGGAAGGGAAGATTTGACGAATCTTTCTTTGTTGATCTTCCCACAGAACCAGAACGGGTTCAAATTCTCCAAATCCACCTACAACGCTTTGGCATTCACCTGGAATCCGAGTATTTGGAAGCGATCGCTGCAAATACCGCAAAGTTTTCAGGAGCAGAACTGGAAACCCTTGCTTCGGAAGCTGCTCTGCTGGCATTTGATGAGGGTAGACCGCAACGGGTGACGCTTAATGATTTAGAGAATTGTCGTCAAACCATTACCCCGCTTGCCATTCAGGATGCGGCGGCAGTTGAGCGAATGCAGGTGTGGGCATCTACCGCACGACGGGCTAGTAGTCCTGTGGTTGCGGCGAAAACTCAGTCTTTACGTGCTGCCAAGTTTCCCAACATGAATTGA
- a CDS encoding DUF1257 domain-containing protein: MSHFSTVKTKLTNRECLVQALTDLKLSPQVHSSPQPLKGYYGGSQGKSAEIIVSGRTIKGRADIGFKWNASSGVYEIIHDSFETVPKLGKDFFSNKLMLPYGQRMVRAKAAELQERLGECAIAEETNGSVQTLRLTFAGHQEVQQYVRR; this comes from the coding sequence GTGTCACACTTCTCAACCGTTAAAACCAAACTTACTAACCGCGAATGTTTAGTACAAGCCCTCACGGATCTAAAGCTATCACCGCAAGTTCACTCCTCACCACAGCCACTAAAAGGATACTACGGTGGCTCTCAAGGGAAAAGTGCTGAAATCATCGTGTCTGGTCGCACTATAAAAGGCCGTGCAGATATCGGGTTCAAATGGAACGCCTCAAGCGGCGTGTACGAGATAATACACGACAGTTTTGAAACAGTTCCAAAGTTAGGCAAAGACTTTTTCAGCAATAAATTAATGCTGCCTTATGGACAACGGATGGTGAGAGCTAAAGCCGCCGAGTTACAAGAAAGGTTAGGTGAATGTGCGATCGCTGAAGAAACCAACGGGAGCGTGCAAACTCTACGGCTGACTTTTGCCGGACATCAAGAAGTTCAACAATATGTAAGGAGATAA
- a CDS encoding DNA methyltransferase family protein — protein sequence MTVEQILKQCTVQGNIVKLPGIQLERKIYLDVAKQINQIGGKWKGGKVSGFVFEQDPTELLKQIASSEKRNLQKEYQFFETPQALADKLVSLAHINECHSILEPSAGRGALLTAINKVLPGKVIDCYELMDLNQSFLKKILTASFKGADFMENDGTSYDRIIANPPFSNNQDIVHIQEMYTLLNPGGCIVTISSTHWQHSNNSTEKRFRNWLKFVDALIVPIEAGSFKTSGTNVAASIITIVRHK from the coding sequence ATGACAGTAGAACAAATATTGAAGCAATGTACTGTTCAAGGTAACATCGTTAAGCTTCCGGGCATTCAGTTAGAGCGCAAGATTTATTTAGATGTGGCAAAACAAATAAATCAGATAGGTGGGAAGTGGAAAGGTGGGAAGGTTTCAGGCTTTGTTTTTGAGCAAGACCCAACAGAATTATTGAAGCAAATAGCAAGTAGCGAGAAGCGTAATTTGCAAAAGGAATATCAATTTTTTGAAACTCCCCAAGCCCTAGCAGATAAACTTGTTAGCCTTGCACACATCAATGAATGTCACAGTATCTTAGAGCCGAGTGCTGGTAGAGGAGCGCTCCTTACGGCAATTAACAAAGTTCTTCCGGGCAAGGTGATTGATTGTTATGAACTGATGGACTTAAATCAATCATTTCTGAAAAAAATACTGACAGCTAGTTTCAAAGGTGCGGACTTTATGGAGAATGATGGCACAAGCTACGACAGAATTATTGCGAATCCTCCATTTAGCAATAATCAAGATATTGTCCACATTCAAGAAATGTATACTTTGTTAAACCCTGGCGGATGTATTGTCACCATTTCATCAACACACTGGCAGCACTCAAATAATTCTACTGAAAAACGTTTTAGGAATTGGCTGAAGTTTGTTGATGCTCTGATTGTGCCGATTGAGGCAGGAAGTTTTAAAACTAGCGGCACTAATGTTGCTGCATCAATCATCACGATTGTTCGTCATAAGTAG
- a CDS encoding helix-turn-helix domain-containing protein: MSTGERSENKIKVKMNITVDVTPIAAFRWNEENAQKLRELRDKAGYSRQKLSDAVGVSVAYIQQLETPHVFINKPKKPTQMTVSTEILEKLCAALDGDITSLIWNIDYNS, from the coding sequence ATGTCAACTGGCGAGCGCAGTGAAAATAAAATTAAAGTAAAAATGAATATCACAGTAGATGTAACACCCATCGCTGCGTTTAGGTGGAATGAAGAAAATGCCCAAAAACTCAGGGAGCTAAGAGACAAAGCTGGATATAGTAGACAAAAGCTATCTGATGCTGTGGGAGTTTCTGTGGCTTATATTCAGCAGCTAGAGACTCCTCACGTCTTTATTAACAAACCAAAAAAACCAACTCAGATGACTGTTAGTACAGAAATTCTAGAGAAACTTTGTGCTGCTTTAGATGGGGATATCACTTCACTTATTTGGAACATAGATTACAACAGCTAA
- a CDS encoding Ycf66 family protein, protein MSALAQVNFGVRPTGLIEIKLIGTLYLVLAVIYITLMLGWLNQRKNALTIPILTIYIIQGVLAPICMFFCGIVLITQGWRLDPLIQFEQFLLLVLIIYLSFKDTVVNLIGRNW, encoded by the coding sequence ATGTCCGCTTTAGCTCAAGTTAATTTTGGGGTTAGACCAACTGGATTAATTGAAATTAAATTAATCGGAACTCTTTATCTAGTTTTAGCCGTTATTTACATAACTTTAATGTTGGGGTGGCTAAATCAAAGAAAAAATGCATTAACAATTCCTATTTTAACAATATACATTATTCAAGGGGTCTTAGCACCAATTTGTATGTTTTTCTGTGGAATAGTATTAATTACACAAGGTTGGCGTTTAGATCCGCTTATTCAATTTGAGCAATTCCTCTTGTTAGTATTGATTATTTATTTAAGCTTTAAAGATACGGTCGTTAATTTGATTGGGCGAAATTGGTAA
- a CDS encoding thermonuclease family protein has product MIFKFRLIGVAALLLAQMSLPVFANNLTATVVSVGDGDTIRVRTGNKTVTVRLVCIDAPEMKQNPWGQQSSARLKQLLPVGQAITLRPVETDKYKRLVAEIYVGNRSINVNMVQEGQAVVYRQYLKGCPQSKDSLLQAENYAKQQRLAFWSQANPVMPWDFRHRTAQRATSQAIQPQQQNNCDPAYPDFCIPKNSPDLNCRDVTQRRFRVLPPDPHGFDRDGDGIGCER; this is encoded by the coding sequence ATGATTTTTAAATTTCGCTTGATTGGTGTTGCGGCTTTGCTTCTAGCTCAAATGTCGTTACCCGTATTTGCTAATAATCTTACTGCCACGGTTGTAAGCGTGGGTGACGGTGACACCATAAGGGTGAGAACTGGTAACAAAACTGTGACTGTCCGCCTCGTCTGCATTGATGCACCGGAGATGAAACAAAACCCTTGGGGACAGCAATCATCGGCAAGACTCAAACAGCTACTGCCTGTAGGACAAGCCATCACTCTGCGTCCTGTTGAAACTGATAAATACAAGCGTTTAGTTGCAGAGATTTATGTCGGAAATCGCAGCATCAATGTGAATATGGTGCAAGAGGGGCAAGCTGTAGTATATCGCCAGTATCTCAAAGGCTGTCCCCAGTCTAAAGATAGCCTCTTGCAAGCCGAAAACTACGCTAAACAACAGCGTCTAGCTTTTTGGAGTCAGGCTAATCCTGTGATGCCTTGGGACTTCCGCCACAGAACTGCTCAACGGGCAACTTCACAGGCGATTCAACCGCAGCAACAGAATAACTGTGATCCTGCTTACCCAGATTTTTGCATTCCAAAGAATTCACCAGATTTGAATTGCCGAGATGTAACCCAAAGAAGGTTTAGAGTGCTGCCACCTGACCCTCACGGTTTTGATAGAGATGGGGATGGTATCGGGTGTGAACGGTAA
- a CDS encoding ribbon-helix-helix domain-containing protein: MNKKWAAKRLTINLTSSEAEKLEKYCSKTSRPATDVIRELIRSLTTKDEE, translated from the coding sequence ATGAATAAAAAATGGGCTGCTAAACGGCTTACAATCAATCTTACCTCCAGTGAAGCAGAGAAGCTGGAAAAATACTGTTCAAAGACTAGTAGACCAGCAACTGATGTGATCCGGGAATTAATTCGCTCTCTGACCACTAAAGATGAAGAATAA
- a CDS encoding gamma-glutamylcyclotransferase produces MSLTRSDLESRRLQQAILQSGTGVILTEAQLEESLNQTLGQQKPNSDVWLFAYGSLIWNPIFKFAEQRIGKIYGWHRSFCLWVPQGRGTPSNRGLVLGLDNGGSCRGIAYRIAAADVSSELPLLWRREMVVGCYIPHWVKVFDGVQQLPAITFVINRQHRAYTGKISKETIINSIATASGELGSCADYLMQTVNGLMKVGIKDQQLLWLSKQVSARLD; encoded by the coding sequence TTGTCACTAACACGTTCTGATCTCGAATCTAGACGTTTGCAGCAGGCTATCCTACAGTCTGGCACTGGTGTAATCTTAACTGAAGCTCAGTTAGAAGAATCGCTTAACCAAACACTTGGTCAACAAAAGCCAAATTCTGATGTTTGGTTGTTTGCGTATGGCTCACTCATTTGGAACCCGATCTTTAAATTTGCAGAACAACGTATTGGTAAAATTTACGGCTGGCATCGTAGTTTTTGCCTGTGGGTTCCTCAAGGTCGTGGAACACCATCCAATCGAGGATTAGTATTAGGCTTAGATAATGGTGGTAGCTGTCGAGGTATTGCCTACCGAATAGCTGCTGCGGATGTATCATCAGAACTACCACTGCTTTGGCGACGAGAAATGGTAGTCGGTTGTTATATCCCTCATTGGGTGAAAGTTTTTGATGGTGTTCAACAATTACCAGCGATTACCTTTGTCATCAACCGCCAGCATCGTGCTTATACTGGCAAGATTTCAAAAGAAACAATAATTAACAGTATTGCCACAGCATCTGGTGAGCTTGGTTCTTGCGCTGATTACCTGATGCAAACTGTTAACGGATTAATGAAAGTTGGAATTAAAGATCAGCAACTGCTTTGGCTTTCCAAGCAGGTGTCGGCCCGGCTGGATTAG
- a CDS encoding Hsp20/alpha crystallin family protein: protein MVLVRYNPWQELNALERHINGLFGDTRVPSGRLEKGFVRVPAAELQETDDAIHLKLELPGLEAKDLDIQVTQDAVHISGERKSQSKAENNGTTRSEFYYGKFQRVIPLSVRIQNTNVTADYKDGILNLTLPKFEQEKNKVVKVNLELPAV, encoded by the coding sequence ATGGTACTAGTTCGTTACAACCCCTGGCAAGAATTGAACGCTTTAGAACGTCACATCAACGGCTTATTTGGAGATACCAGAGTACCATCTGGACGGCTTGAAAAAGGCTTTGTCAGAGTTCCGGCTGCTGAGTTGCAAGAAACTGATGATGCTATTCATCTCAAACTAGAACTACCAGGACTGGAAGCTAAAGACCTAGATATTCAAGTTACCCAAGATGCTGTCCACATTAGTGGTGAGCGCAAGTCCCAAAGTAAAGCCGAAAACAATGGTACTACAAGAAGTGAATTCTACTACGGCAAGTTCCAACGTGTAATTCCTCTATCTGTTCGGATTCAAAATACTAATGTCACCGCAGATTATAAAGATGGCATTTTGAATTTGACACTGCCCAAGTTTGAGCAAGAAAAGAACAAAGTTGTCAAGGTGAATCTTGAACTTCCTGCTGTATAG
- a CDS encoding HU family DNA-binding protein produces MNKGELVDAVAAKTNVTKKQADEVISAFLSVVTEAVASGDKVTLIGFGSFERRVACRRRHRSEREGRNPKTNEPMTIPATKVPAFSAGKLFKEKVAP; encoded by the coding sequence ATGAATAAAGGCGAATTAGTGGATGCTGTAGCAGCAAAGACCAACGTCACAAAAAAGCAAGCTGATGAAGTCATTAGTGCTTTTTTGTCAGTTGTTACTGAGGCTGTAGCGAGTGGGGATAAGGTAACGCTCATTGGTTTTGGGTCATTCGAGCGACGCGTAGCTTGCCGCCGTAGGCATCGCTCAGAGCGTGAAGGGCGTAATCCGAAAACCAATGAGCCAATGACAATTCCAGCGACCAAAGTACCTGCGTTTTCTGCTGGTAAGCTGTTTAAAGAAAAAGTAGCGCCATAG
- a CDS encoding ribbon-helix-helix domain-containing protein: MKSVNKKWATKRLTINLASGEAERLEKYCSMTGRPATDVIRELIRSLPAEETPNAN, translated from the coding sequence ATTAAATCAGTGAATAAGAAATGGGCGACTAAACGACTTACAATTAATCTGGCATCAGGGGAAGCAGAAAGATTAGAAAAATACTGTTCAATGACTGGTAGACCCGCAACCGATGTTATTCGAGAGTTGATTCGCTCTTTGCCAGCCGAAGAAACACCAAATGCAAATTGA